In Pseudochaenichthys georgianus chromosome 6, fPseGeo1.2, whole genome shotgun sequence, a single window of DNA contains:
- the LOC139433950 gene encoding uncharacterized protein isoform X2, with product MARETQRSAVDDYTTYLLIMGSISDHSSDDEELNQAIMASLQSHMEITNTKSSQEVLLDLESKMYANQRCRFNINRSAVLDVAVRGFKRLSYNPASQMFVKFYDDLGIDEEAVDLGGPRREFLRLLMEALALSPMFEGRDSKLNLALHSRPTGR from the exons ATGGCCAGAGAGACCCAGCGCAGTGCAGTTGATGACTATACGACCTACCTCTTGATCATGGGTTCCATCTCTGACCATTCATCTGATGATGAGGAGTTAAACCAAGCGATTATGGCCAGTCTTCAGAGTCATAT GGAAATCACAAACACCAAGTCTTCACAGGAAGTGCTCCTCGATCTTGAATCCAAAATGTACGCAAACCAAAGATGCAGGTTTAACATAAATAGGTCGGCAGTTCTGGATGTTGCTGTTCGTGGCTTCAAACGACTTTCCTACAATCCTGCATCCCAGATGTTTGTCAAGTTTTACGATGACTTGGGAATAGATGAAGAGGCTGTGGACCTTGGTGGCCCAAGGAGAGAGTTTTTAAGACTCCTTATGGAAGCATTGGCACTGTCACCAATGTTTGAAGGAAGGGACAGCAAATTGAACTTGGCTCTACACAGTAGGCCTACTG gCCGTTGA
- the LOC139433950 gene encoding uncharacterized protein isoform X1 produces the protein MARETQRSAVDDYTTYLLIMGSISDHSSDDEELNQAIMASLQSHMEITNTKSSQEVLLDLESKMYANQRCRFNINRSAVLDVAVRGFKRLSYNPASQMFVKFYDDLGIDEEAVDLGGPRREFLRLLMEALALSPMFEGRDSKLNLALHSRPTGVRMFFFE, from the exons ATGGCCAGAGAGACCCAGCGCAGTGCAGTTGATGACTATACGACCTACCTCTTGATCATGGGTTCCATCTCTGACCATTCATCTGATGATGAGGAGTTAAACCAAGCGATTATGGCCAGTCTTCAGAGTCATAT GGAAATCACAAACACCAAGTCTTCACAGGAAGTGCTCCTCGATCTTGAATCCAAAATGTACGCAAACCAAAGATGCAGGTTTAACATAAATAGGTCGGCAGTTCTGGATGTTGCTGTTCGTGGCTTCAAACGACTTTCCTACAATCCTGCATCCCAGATGTTTGTCAAGTTTTACGATGACTTGGGAATAGATGAAGAGGCTGTGGACCTTGGTGGCCCAAGGAGAGAGTTTTTAAGACTCCTTATGGAAGCATTGGCACTGTCACCAATGTTTGAAGGAAGGGACAGCAAATTGAACTTGGCTCTACACAGTAGGCCTACTG gtGTCAGAATGTTCTTCTTTGAATGA